The Vibrio kanaloae genome has a window encoding:
- a CDS encoding SelT/SelW/SelH family protein yields MNTESNPTTPTVSQATIAIHYCRQCNWMLRSSWLCQELLHTFSEEINQVSLHPDTGGRFEIFCNGIQIWERKADGGFPEAKVLKQRVRNIIAPDRDLGHSDSK; encoded by the coding sequence ATGAATACGGAATCAAATCCAACAACCCCAACAGTATCGCAAGCAACGATAGCAATACACTACTGCCGCCAATGTAATTGGATGTTGCGCTCAAGCTGGCTATGCCAAGAGTTGCTCCATACCTTTAGTGAAGAGATTAATCAAGTTAGTCTTCACCCAGATACGGGTGGGCGATTCGAGATCTTTTGTAATGGGATACAGATTTGGGAAAGAAAAGCGGACGGAGGTTTTCCTGAGGCTAAAGTTCTGAAGCAAAGAGTACGAAACATCATTGCTCCAGATAGAGATCTGGGCCACTCAGACTCAAAGTAA
- a CDS encoding sulfite exporter TauE/SafE family protein, with protein MDWINSLALFFGSLIANTLASLSGGGAGLLQFPLLIFLGLPFSVALATHKVASVALGLGAAYSHIKGGTLSWKICCYLIAVGSIGVVSGANIVLLIPDDIAQKVLGAMILALGVYSRLKKQLGQDEQLKNRDAKGYIIGGIGLALIGIINGSLTAGSGLLVTLFLVRWFGFTYKQAVALTMICVGLFWNGIGGIAIVQAGAPIYWLWLPILLLSSFIGGSLGAFLANRSSNQTVKTAFEILTFAVGVKLLI; from the coding sequence ATGGACTGGATTAACTCACTTGCCCTCTTCTTTGGTTCATTAATCGCCAATACCCTCGCCTCCTTATCAGGTGGCGGTGCCGGGCTGCTTCAATTCCCATTGCTTATCTTTCTTGGCCTACCCTTTTCGGTCGCCTTAGCGACTCACAAAGTCGCGAGTGTCGCGTTAGGTTTGGGGGCTGCCTATAGCCATATTAAAGGCGGAACGCTAAGCTGGAAAATTTGTTGTTACCTGATAGCTGTGGGTAGTATCGGTGTGGTAAGTGGGGCTAATATCGTGCTCCTGATTCCCGACGACATTGCACAGAAAGTGCTTGGGGCGATGATCTTAGCACTTGGCGTTTACTCCCGACTAAAGAAGCAGTTGGGACAAGATGAACAACTCAAAAACCGAGACGCCAAAGGTTACATCATAGGTGGTATTGGGCTTGCGCTAATTGGTATCATCAACGGCTCACTTACTGCCGGTTCAGGGCTGTTGGTGACCTTATTTCTGGTTCGCTGGTTTGGTTTTACTTATAAGCAGGCCGTGGCACTAACTATGATATGCGTTGGTTTGTTCTGGAATGGCATTGGTGGTATCGCAATCGTACAGGCTGGTGCGCCGATATACTGGTTGTGGCTACCGATACTTCTACTTAGCTCATTTATAGGCGGGAGCCTAGGTGCATTTCTAGCCAACCGTTCAAGTAATCAGACGGTCAAAACGGCCTTTGAAATATTGACGTTTGCCGTTGGCGTCAAACTATTGATATAG
- a CDS encoding regulatory protein ToxS, whose translation MKLKVSIILLVISAFLSGWLYWGNDAKIEHLLTQHEWQAKMVTLISDNKQADSIGPLRKVELSSNAKYLPNGTYLRMSIVRLYSTQTAPANVINISETGQWDINDNYLLISPTEFKDVTSAQRQDFSKDQLDLITQVIKMDAEQSRRIDIINPKALLLTSLNHGSTVLFSN comes from the coding sequence ATGAAATTAAAAGTTTCCATTATTCTACTGGTTATTTCCGCGTTTTTAAGTGGTTGGTTGTATTGGGGTAATGATGCAAAAATAGAACACCTGTTAACTCAACACGAGTGGCAAGCAAAAATGGTGACTCTGATTAGCGACAACAAGCAAGCCGACTCTATCGGCCCACTTCGTAAAGTAGAACTGTCATCGAATGCGAAATATTTACCAAACGGTACCTACTTAAGAATGTCAATAGTCAGGCTTTACAGCACCCAAACTGCGCCAGCGAATGTGATCAACATATCCGAAACTGGCCAGTGGGACATCAACGATAATTACTTACTCATCTCTCCGACTGAGTTTAAAGATGTCACGTCGGCTCAACGTCAGGATTTCTCTAAAGATCAATTAGACCTCATAACTCAGGTGATCAAGATGGATGCTGAACAAAGCCGTCGAATTGATATCATTAATCCGAAAGCGCTGTTACTGACTAGCTTAAATCACGGTTCTACCGTATTGTTTTCAAACTAA
- the htpG gene encoding molecular chaperone HtpG: MSETATQNKETRGFQSEVKQLLHLMIHSLYSNKEIFLRELISNASDAADKLRFQALSNGDLYQGDADLGVKLSFNAEANTLTISDNGIGMSRDNVIEHLGTIAKSGTADFFSKLSEDQSKDSQLIGQFGVGFYSAFIVADAVTVRTRAAGLASNEAVQWHSAGEGDYTIEDITKESRGTDIILHMREDGKEFLNEWRLREVIGKYSDHIGIPVSILTAVKDDEGKDTEEKHWEQINKAQALWTRNKSDIDKEEYQEFYKHVSHDFADPLTWSHNKVEGKNDYTSLLYIPAKAPWDMMNRDHKSGLKLYVQRVFIMDDAEQFMPSYMRFVRGLIDSNDLPLNVSREILQDNKVTQSLRGACTKRVLTMLERMAKNDNDKYLEFWKEFGLVMKEGPAEDMANKEKIAGLLRFSSTEVDSAEQTISLASYVERMKEGQDKIYYLTADSYAAAKNSPHLEQFKAKGIEVVLMYDRIDEYVMNYLTDFDGKQFQSITKAGLDLSKFEGEGEKEKQKETEEEFKSVVERTQAYLGNRVKEVRTTFKLATTPAVVVTDDFEMGTQMAKLLEAAGQAAPEVKYIFEINPEHALVKQMADEADEHAFGRWVELLLGQAMLAEKGSMEDPSQFLGAINELLTKR; encoded by the coding sequence ATGAGCGAAACAGCAACGCAAAATAAAGAGACTCGTGGCTTTCAATCTGAAGTGAAACAACTACTTCATCTAATGATTCACTCACTGTATTCAAATAAAGAAATCTTCCTACGTGAGCTTATCTCTAACGCATCTGACGCGGCTGATAAGCTTCGTTTTCAAGCCTTATCAAATGGTGACCTTTACCAAGGTGATGCAGATTTAGGTGTAAAACTTTCATTCAATGCTGAAGCAAACACCCTAACGATTTCAGACAATGGTATCGGCATGAGCCGCGACAACGTTATTGAACATTTAGGTACGATCGCTAAATCAGGCACTGCGGACTTTTTCTCAAAATTGTCTGAAGACCAAAGTAAAGACTCTCAACTGATTGGTCAATTTGGTGTTGGTTTTTATTCTGCATTCATCGTGGCAGACGCAGTAACCGTTCGCACTCGTGCGGCAGGTTTAGCGAGCAATGAAGCCGTTCAATGGCACTCTGCGGGAGAAGGCGATTACACCATTGAAGACATCACCAAAGAGTCTCGTGGTACTGATATTATTCTTCATATGCGTGAAGACGGGAAAGAGTTCCTTAATGAATGGCGTCTGCGTGAAGTGATTGGTAAATACTCTGATCACATCGGTATCCCAGTTTCTATCTTAACTGCTGTTAAAGATGACGAAGGTAAAGACACCGAAGAGAAACACTGGGAACAGATCAACAAGGCGCAAGCGCTTTGGACTCGTAACAAATCTGATATCGACAAAGAAGAGTACCAAGAGTTTTACAAGCACGTATCTCATGACTTTGCTGACCCACTAACGTGGAGCCACAACAAGGTTGAAGGTAAGAACGACTACACAAGTCTGCTTTACATCCCAGCCAAAGCACCTTGGGACATGATGAACCGTGACCATAAGAGCGGTTTAAAGCTTTACGTGCAGCGTGTATTCATTATGGATGATGCTGAGCAGTTCATGCCATCTTACATGCGTTTCGTTCGAGGCTTGATTGACTCAAATGATCTACCTCTCAACGTGTCTCGTGAAATCCTGCAAGATAACAAGGTAACTCAATCTCTACGTGGTGCATGTACTAAACGTGTTCTAACGATGCTTGAGCGCATGGCGAAGAATGACAACGACAAGTACCTAGAGTTTTGGAAAGAGTTTGGCCTAGTAATGAAAGAAGGCCCAGCTGAAGACATGGCGAACAAAGAGAAGATCGCTGGTCTACTTCGTTTCTCGTCAACGGAAGTGGATTCTGCTGAACAAACTATCAGCCTAGCGTCTTACGTTGAGCGTATGAAAGAAGGCCAAGACAAGATCTATTACCTAACAGCAGATAGTTACGCTGCCGCTAAGAACAGCCCACACTTGGAGCAGTTCAAAGCAAAAGGTATTGAAGTCGTTCTAATGTACGATCGCATTGATGAGTATGTAATGAACTACCTAACTGATTTTGACGGTAAGCAGTTCCAATCGATCACTAAAGCGGGCTTAGATCTAAGCAAGTTTGAAGGCGAAGGAGAGAAAGAGAAGCAAAAAGAGACCGAAGAAGAGTTCAAATCTGTTGTCGAACGCACTCAAGCTTACCTAGGTAATCGTGTTAAAGAGGTTCGTACTACTTTCAAGCTAGCAACAACGCCAGCAGTGGTTGTGACTGATGATTTCGAAATGGGTACGCAAATGGCTAAGCTTCTCGAAGCTGCGGGTCAAGCTGCACCTGAAGTTAAGTACATCTTTGAGATTAACCCTGAGCACGCTCTAGTTAAACAGATGGCAGACGAAGCGGACGAGCATGCGTTCGGCCGTTGGGTTGAGCTGTTACTTGGCCAGGCTATGCTGGCTGAAAAAGGCTCAATGGAAGATCCGTCACAATTCTTGGGTGCAATCAACGAGCTACTAACAAAACGTTAG
- a CDS encoding DUF1538 domain-containing protein, producing MTAVLALFRAMLGSLRDLLPIVAVIAFFQLAVLQEPLPHIFSILTGLVLVVFGLTFFIFGLEMGLFPIGESMAQAFARKGSVFWLLIFAFCLGFGTTIAEPALTAVAAEAAEVAAEGGVIPNTLDEMEEYADGLRFTVALSVGIAILLGVLRILKGWPIQYMIIGGYIGVVVLTAFAPENIIGIAYDSGGVTTSTITVPLVTALGVGLASAIKGRNPMVDGFGLIAFASLLPMMFVMVYGMVVT from the coding sequence ATGACGGCAGTGCTTGCTTTGTTTCGAGCCATGTTAGGTAGCTTGCGAGATCTATTGCCTATCGTCGCGGTGATCGCCTTCTTCCAGCTTGCCGTCTTACAAGAGCCGCTTCCTCATATTTTTTCGATTTTAACCGGATTAGTGCTAGTCGTTTTTGGGCTCACTTTCTTTATCTTTGGCCTTGAAATGGGGCTGTTTCCAATTGGCGAATCGATGGCTCAAGCATTTGCCAGAAAGGGGAGTGTGTTCTGGTTGTTGATCTTCGCTTTTTGTTTGGGGTTCGGTACCACCATAGCCGAGCCTGCGTTAACTGCGGTGGCGGCTGAGGCTGCGGAAGTGGCAGCCGAGGGAGGTGTTATCCCCAATACGTTAGATGAAATGGAAGAATATGCAGACGGTCTGCGTTTCACTGTAGCATTGTCGGTGGGTATCGCCATCTTACTTGGGGTGCTGCGAATCTTAAAAGGGTGGCCAATTCAGTACATGATCATCGGTGGTTATATTGGTGTGGTGGTGCTCACCGCTTTCGCCCCTGAAAATATCATTGGGATAGCGTATGACTCTGGTGGAGTGACTACATCCACGATCACCGTTCCGTTGGTGACAGCTTTAGGGGTCGGCTTAGCCTCAGCAATCAAAGGCCGCAATCCTATGGTTGATGGCTTTGGGTTGATCGCCTTTGCGTCACTGCTGCCGATGATGTTTGTCATGGTTTATGGGATGGTGGTGACATGA
- a CDS encoding transcriptional regulator: protein MSNIGTKLILAQRFVFDPNSNSLVDQLSDGEVVRLGSNESRILLMLSERPNEVITRNELHEYVWRDQGFEVDDSSLTQAVSTLRKMLKDSTKSPEFVKTVPKRGYQFIATVERSAPMSSNDQPVSAEITEDDVEPSLTFANTTMTEEVIAETAEPEPVTKVQETDVEAEPTRAPNVTPTKSTNKWLTFWLLLVAFIMPVLVLTLTNPAESEFKTLAEVDGVKVQSPINHPDLTSWLPAIKKCVLYYNKNHAGILKPTEVIATGGQTNNLALNYIHPQEYSSENITLKIYANQSDLNDICKGDQ from the coding sequence ATGAGCAATATCGGCACAAAGCTTATTCTCGCACAGCGGTTTGTATTTGATCCAAACAGCAATTCACTTGTTGATCAACTAAGCGATGGCGAAGTCGTACGTCTTGGTAGTAATGAAAGCCGCATTCTCCTAATGCTGTCAGAAAGGCCCAATGAAGTTATCACTCGCAATGAATTGCATGAATATGTTTGGCGAGATCAAGGCTTTGAGGTCGATGACTCAAGCTTAACTCAAGCAGTATCGACGCTAAGAAAGATGCTGAAAGATTCGACCAAATCTCCAGAATTTGTAAAGACGGTCCCAAAGCGCGGATATCAATTTATTGCGACCGTTGAACGTTCAGCACCAATGTCATCAAATGATCAGCCAGTATCCGCTGAAATTACCGAAGATGACGTAGAACCTAGCTTAACGTTCGCTAACACGACAATGACGGAAGAAGTCATTGCTGAAACGGCTGAACCAGAACCAGTAACAAAGGTTCAAGAAACCGATGTAGAAGCTGAGCCAACACGAGCTCCTAATGTAACTCCGACTAAAAGCACAAATAAGTGGTTAACGTTTTGGTTGCTACTTGTTGCTTTCATTATGCCGGTTCTGGTTTTAACATTGACTAACCCGGCAGAATCCGAGTTCAAAACATTAGCTGAAGTGGATGGCGTGAAAGTGCAGTCACCAATCAACCACCCAGATCTAACCAGTTGGCTACCCGCAATTAAAAAGTGTGTCTTGTACTACAACAAAAATCACGCAGGTATATTGAAGCCAACGGAAGTGATTGCAACAGGTGGGCAAACCAATAATCTTGCTCTTAACTATATCCACCCACAAGAATATTCGAGCGAGAATATAACCCTTAAAATTTACGCCAACCAGTCGGATTTAAACGACATTTGTAAAGGTGATCAGTAA
- a CDS encoding SDR family oxidoreductase yields MKKSILITGCSTGIGYTCAHALQKRGFHVIASCRDPQDVQRLQDEGLTCIQIDLSNQESIEHGAKLAIEFAPNGLYGLFNNGAYGQAGALEDLPTQGLREQFETNVFGWHHLVCQLLPHMRERGEGRIIQNSSVLGFAAMKYRGAYNASKFAIEGWTDTLRLELYGSGIHISLLQPGPIETQFRTNALKAFNKWINISGSVHQEAYQQQKDRLEKESSNNAFVLPAESCIEPVFHALTADKPKLRYRVTTPTKVFAVLKRVLPSRLLDPILRKAA; encoded by the coding sequence GTGAAAAAGTCGATTCTTATCACCGGTTGCTCAACGGGTATTGGATATACATGTGCTCATGCACTGCAAAAGCGCGGTTTTCATGTCATTGCATCTTGCCGTGACCCACAAGATGTTCAACGCCTTCAAGATGAAGGTCTCACCTGCATTCAAATAGATCTTTCCAACCAAGAAAGCATTGAACATGGGGCCAAGCTTGCGATTGAGTTCGCACCTAACGGGTTGTATGGATTGTTCAACAACGGCGCCTACGGTCAGGCAGGCGCGTTGGAAGACCTACCAACTCAAGGGCTCAGAGAACAATTCGAAACGAACGTCTTCGGCTGGCACCATCTTGTTTGTCAGCTACTCCCTCACATGCGTGAACGTGGCGAAGGGCGCATCATACAGAACAGTTCAGTGTTAGGCTTCGCCGCTATGAAATATCGCGGTGCCTACAATGCTTCCAAATTCGCGATTGAAGGCTGGACGGATACACTGCGTTTAGAGCTTTATGGTAGTGGAATACATATCTCGCTATTGCAGCCAGGCCCGATTGAGACTCAATTTAGAACCAACGCCCTGAAAGCGTTTAATAAATGGATCAACATTTCTGGCAGTGTGCACCAGGAAGCTTACCAGCAACAAAAAGACCGACTTGAAAAAGAGTCGTCGAACAACGCTTTTGTCCTTCCTGCTGAGAGTTGCATTGAGCCCGTTTTTCACGCTCTAACAGCCGATAAGCCTAAGTTAAGGTACCGAGTGACTACACCAACCAAGGTGTTCGCAGTGTTAAAAAGGGTCCTACCAAGCCGGTTGCTAGACCCTATTTTGAGAAAAGCCGCATAA
- a CDS encoding co-chaperone YbbN, which yields MQSPHVVELNEQNFRQVLEGSMQTPVLIHFWAPMSQESAQIIPELQTLTQQYNGAFTLALLNCEQEQAIASQFGVQALPTVALFVNGQPVDGLGGPQSIEAIVEMLSKHLPSQDELALRQALEQMQTGAHAQALAAIQQLPAELTSKGEVKLAIAECLLETQQFDLAETQLATIPLEYQDNYYKGLVAKLELHKQASDSPEIQALETALQQNPSDAKTASELALQYHQVNRSEESMNLLWSFLAKDLNTLDGDMKKEFMDILSALGQGNPVASKYRRQLYSLLY from the coding sequence ATGCAATCTCCGCATGTTGTTGAACTTAATGAGCAGAACTTTCGTCAAGTATTAGAAGGTTCGATGCAGACCCCTGTACTCATCCATTTTTGGGCACCAATGAGCCAAGAGAGCGCCCAAATCATTCCTGAACTACAAACATTAACTCAGCAATACAATGGCGCTTTCACCTTAGCCTTGTTGAATTGTGAGCAAGAACAAGCCATTGCTAGCCAGTTCGGTGTTCAAGCACTGCCGACCGTTGCACTTTTTGTTAATGGCCAACCTGTTGATGGACTCGGTGGTCCCCAAAGCATAGAAGCAATTGTAGAAATGCTTAGTAAACACCTACCTAGTCAAGATGAACTCGCTTTACGCCAAGCTCTAGAACAAATGCAAACCGGTGCACACGCACAGGCACTAGCCGCGATACAGCAATTACCGGCAGAGTTAACAAGTAAGGGTGAAGTAAAACTGGCGATCGCTGAATGTTTATTAGAAACGCAACAGTTTGACCTTGCTGAAACTCAACTAGCGACAATCCCCCTAGAGTACCAAGACAACTACTACAAAGGCTTAGTTGCAAAACTGGAACTTCACAAACAGGCATCAGACAGCCCAGAGATACAAGCATTAGAAACCGCTCTTCAGCAAAATCCAAGCGACGCTAAAACGGCATCTGAACTGGCACTGCAATACCATCAAGTAAACCGTAGCGAAGAATCAATGAACCTACTGTGGTCCTTTTTAGCCAAAGATCTCAACACTCTCGATGGCGACATGAAAAAAGAGTTCATGGATATTTTAAGTGCACTTGGACAAGGTAATCCCGTTGCGAGTAAGTACCGTCGCCAACTGTACTCATTGCTCTACTAA
- a CDS encoding P-II family nitrogen regulator translates to MRFKLILAFVEESKTDSVLDAARDAGATGATVINNARGQGLNQKRTFFGLTLEVQKDVLLFVVEEHLARHILETIGEVGEFDQESGQGIAVQIDVEDAVGVAHQVETLTKVVEDEL, encoded by the coding sequence ATGCGCTTTAAACTTATCTTAGCGTTTGTAGAAGAGAGCAAGACAGACAGTGTGCTCGATGCCGCCCGTGATGCTGGCGCCACTGGAGCAACGGTGATTAACAATGCTAGAGGGCAAGGCCTGAACCAAAAACGCACCTTCTTCGGATTAACGTTAGAGGTGCAAAAAGATGTGTTGTTGTTTGTCGTCGAAGAGCATTTGGCGAGACATATTTTAGAAACCATCGGTGAAGTTGGGGAGTTCGACCAAGAATCAGGACAAGGGATCGCAGTACAGATCGATGTAGAAGATGCGGTCGGGGTCGCGCACCAAGTTGAGACTTTAACAAAGGTTGTGGAGGATGAGCTATGA
- a CDS encoding CBS domain-containing protein: MSTSEKIRVGDVMANTYVIIDGLTTVLEAIDMAKKHKVKAIIVDKRHDDDEYGIVLMNDIAKKVLAKNRSPKRTNVYEIMTKPALSVSADMNVKYCARLFERFGISRAPVVREHKIVGMVSYNNIVINGMARDDV; the protein is encoded by the coding sequence ATGAGTACCAGTGAAAAGATCCGAGTAGGCGATGTCATGGCCAATACGTATGTGATTATCGATGGGCTAACCACGGTGTTAGAAGCTATTGATATGGCGAAAAAGCACAAAGTGAAAGCGATCATTGTCGATAAGCGCCACGATGATGACGAGTACGGTATCGTCTTGATGAATGATATTGCCAAGAAAGTGTTAGCGAAGAATCGATCTCCTAAGCGAACCAATGTTTATGAAATTATGACTAAACCAGCTTTGAGTGTGTCTGCAGATATGAATGTGAAGTATTGTGCTCGTTTGTTTGAGCGCTTTGGTATCAGCCGTGCTCCAGTGGTCCGTGAGCACAAAATAGTCGGTATGGTTAGTTACAATAATATCGTGATCAACGGTATGGCGAGAGATGACGTGTAG
- a CDS encoding TIGR01777 family oxidoreductase: MKILLTGGTGFIGSELVKSWNTDDVTLLTRSPENAKKNLNHLNQNNLHYIQSLDELSDLNDFDVVVNLAGEPIADKRWTEAQKARICNSRWQITKQLVKLINASNNPPKAFISGSAVGYYGDQQQHPFDESLQVKDESFPHKVCAHWEEIARQAQSDSTRVILLRTGIVLGENGGALKKMLMPYKLGVGGPLGSGKQYMPWIHMLDMVRAINHLLSIPHAQGEFNMCAPHPVTNKLFSSTLAKQLGRPHFLFTPKWVMSFLMGESACLLFDSIRSKPKKLTEMGFIFSYSRIEPALKNLLQHQD, from the coding sequence ATGAAGATATTGTTAACGGGTGGTACGGGGTTTATTGGGTCTGAATTAGTCAAGAGTTGGAACACTGATGATGTGACATTGCTGACGCGGAGCCCTGAAAATGCAAAGAAAAACCTAAATCACCTGAACCAGAACAACCTTCATTACATTCAGTCCCTTGATGAACTGAGCGATCTCAATGACTTCGATGTGGTGGTTAACCTTGCAGGCGAACCGATTGCAGACAAACGTTGGACCGAAGCTCAAAAAGCGAGAATCTGTAACAGTCGCTGGCAGATCACCAAGCAGCTAGTCAAGTTGATTAATGCTAGCAACAACCCACCCAAGGCTTTTATTAGTGGCTCAGCCGTCGGTTACTATGGCGATCAACAGCAGCATCCGTTTGATGAATCGTTGCAAGTAAAGGATGAAAGCTTTCCTCATAAAGTTTGTGCTCACTGGGAAGAGATTGCTAGGCAAGCCCAATCAGATAGCACGCGTGTAATACTACTCAGAACGGGTATTGTGTTAGGCGAAAATGGCGGCGCGCTAAAGAAGATGCTGATGCCCTACAAACTCGGTGTCGGTGGACCATTGGGTTCAGGCAAACAGTACATGCCATGGATTCACATGCTGGATATGGTGAGAGCCATCAACCACTTATTGTCTATTCCTCACGCTCAGGGCGAGTTTAATATGTGCGCTCCGCACCCTGTGACTAACAAGCTGTTCAGTAGCACATTAGCCAAACAATTAGGTCGACCACACTTCTTGTTCACGCCAAAATGGGTAATGTCATTTCTGATGGGTGAATCCGCTTGTTTATTATTCGACAGCATTCGCTCCAAACCAAAGAAACTCACCGAAATGGGATTTATCTTTAGTTACTCAAGAATCGAGCCTGCACTAAAAAACTTGTTACAACATCAAGACTAA
- a CDS encoding DUF1538 domain-containing protein, with protein MITAQQFIDTFLGTLMDVIPITVIIFGFQFAVLRKPVNNLAKVLIGFFYVILGLSLFLMGLELALFPLGETMAMQLTEISFLTDFKVSSGLALVWFDYYWVYFFAFCIGFSTTIAEPSLIAVAIKANQVSGGSISVNGLRIAVALGVAIGISLGSYRIVAGDPIHYYIIFGYVVVVIQTFYAPKLIIPLAYDSGGVTTSTVTVPLVTALGLGLASTVPGRNPVIDGFGLIAFASLFPIISVMSYAQITQWLNRSSPPKESKDAL; from the coding sequence ATGATCACTGCTCAGCAATTTATTGATACTTTTTTAGGCACCTTGATGGATGTGATTCCAATTACGGTGATCATATTTGGTTTTCAATTTGCGGTGCTGCGTAAGCCAGTCAATAACCTAGCCAAAGTGCTGATCGGTTTCTTTTATGTCATCCTCGGTTTGTCTCTATTCTTGATGGGGTTGGAGCTCGCGTTGTTTCCTTTGGGGGAGACGATGGCAATGCAATTGACCGAGATAAGCTTTCTGACTGATTTTAAGGTCAGCTCTGGCCTAGCATTGGTTTGGTTTGATTACTACTGGGTTTACTTTTTTGCATTCTGCATCGGTTTTAGTACCACTATCGCCGAGCCTTCGTTAATTGCGGTGGCGATTAAGGCGAACCAAGTCTCAGGTGGCAGTATCAGCGTTAATGGGCTGAGAATTGCGGTGGCATTGGGTGTCGCTATTGGTATCTCACTCGGAAGCTATCGGATCGTTGCGGGCGATCCTATCCATTACTACATCATTTTTGGCTATGTCGTTGTGGTCATCCAAACCTTTTACGCCCCTAAGCTTATTATTCCATTGGCCTATGATTCTGGCGGGGTGACGACATCTACCGTGACTGTGCCTTTAGTGACGGCTCTTGGATTAGGGCTCGCTTCAACCGTCCCTGGACGAAACCCAGTGATTGATGGATTCGGCTTAATTGCCTTTGCCAGCTTATTCCCGATTATTTCGGTAATGAGCTATGCCCAAATAACACAATGGTTAAATCGTTCATCCCCCCCTAAGGAGAGTAAAGATGCGCTTTAA
- the yfcE gene encoding phosphodiesterase, with product MKLFFASDLHGSLPATEKALELYQASGAQYLVLLGDILNHGPRNPIPEGYNPPAVAEKLNAFSQEIIAVRGNCDSEVDQMLLSFPMMMDYSWVLLESGQRIFLTHGHLYNTTKRPALKAGDIIAHGHTHIPVAEYQDDIFIFNPSSVTFPREGHAASYGLYENNTFKVISLEGELLVSGLL from the coding sequence GTGAAATTATTTTTTGCTTCAGACCTACACGGTTCGCTGCCAGCAACAGAAAAGGCATTAGAACTCTACCAAGCGTCTGGTGCGCAATATTTAGTGCTATTGGGTGACATTCTGAATCATGGGCCAAGAAATCCGATTCCAGAAGGATACAATCCACCAGCGGTTGCAGAGAAGTTGAATGCGTTTTCTCAAGAGATCATTGCCGTTCGTGGTAACTGCGACAGTGAAGTGGATCAGATGTTGTTGTCTTTTCCAATGATGATGGATTACTCATGGGTGTTATTGGAATCGGGTCAGCGTATTTTCTTAACTCATGGTCACCTGTACAACACAACGAAGCGACCAGCACTGAAAGCGGGCGATATTATTGCTCACGGCCATACCCATATTCCAGTTGCTGAGTACCAAGATGATATCTTCATTTTTAACCCTAGCTCGGTAACATTCCCACGAGAAGGGCACGCAGCAAGCTATGGCTTGTATGAAAACAATACGTTTAAAGTGATCAGCCTTGAGGGAGAGCTACTGGTGAGTGGACTACTCTAA